In Macrobrachium rosenbergii isolate ZJJX-2024 chromosome 48, ASM4041242v1, whole genome shotgun sequence, one DNA window encodes the following:
- the LOC136831082 gene encoding zinc finger MYM-type protein 1-like, producing the protein MATWKDLQLHLQTGKTVEQAERTLLEAEKRRWGDVLTHLISITQSLAERNLAFRGSSNTLHQQNNGNFLKEVELLAKFDRVMKQHIERVESGQFSHSSYLGNIIQNELVASISGKLMDTVATEIKQSKYYSVILDCTPDVSHQEQMSVIIRTVKMDKAPEIKEHFMGFLVTSETTGLGLSSLILKKLMELNIPFDDCRGQSYDNGANMKGRNKGVQARLLEKNPRALYVPCGAHSLNLVVSDAATASTDATSYFGNV; encoded by the coding sequence ATGGCGACCTGGAAAGATTTACAGCTCCATTTGCAAACTGGAAAGACAGTAGAGCAAGCTGAAAGGACACTATTGGAGGCTGAAAAGAGGCGCTGGGGAGATGTCCTGACTCACTTAATCTCCATCACCCAATCTCTAGCTGAGAGAAATCTTGCGTTTAGAGGTTCATCAAACACTTTACACCAGCAAAATAATGGGAATTTTTTAAAAGAGGTGGAGCTGCTTGCTAAATTTGATCGTGTCATGAAGCAGCACATTGAGCGTGTTGAGAGTGGCCAGTTCAGTCATTCCAGCTATCTTGGAAATATCATCCAAAATGAGCTTGTTGCCTCAATCAGTGGGAAACTAATGGACACAGTGGCGACTGAGATTAAACAGTCCAaatattattcagtcattttggacTGTACTCCCGATGTAAGCCACCAAGAACAGATGTCAGTCATCATAAGGACTGTCAAAATGGACAAAGCACCAGAAATCAAGGAACATTTTATGGGATTTCTTGTAACTTCTGAAACAACAGGTCTTGGTTTGTCATCACTGATTTTGAAGAAACTGATGGAGCTGAATATTCCCTTTGATGATTGCAGAGGACAATCATATGATAATGGTGCCAACATGAAAGGGAGGAACAAAGGAGTTCAAGCCAGACTTCTTGAGAAGAACCCTCGTGCACTTTATGTTCCATGTGGGGCACATTCCCTAAACTTGGTGGTATCTGATGCAGCAACAGCTTCAACAGATGCCACCAGCTATTTCGGCAATGTATAG
- the LOC136831081 gene encoding uncharacterized protein, translating into MKRPEATFFNVVVDTAIESLTDRFKTLGEVRDRFGVLLSLQKLDDQALSNHCETLCMTLSTGNKSDIDGKELAVEVKNLPRLHSDDMTALELLTFVHKKHLEELYPNLWVALRIACTLPVTVASAERSFSKLKLIKTYLRSSMGHDRLTGLAIIIISHEVGKQVSYEDIIDDFVNKKARKQTF; encoded by the coding sequence ATGAAGAGGCCAGAAGCAACATTCTTTAATGTTGTTGTTGACACAGCCATTGAATCCTTAACTGATAGGTTTAAAACACTGGGTGAAGTGAGAGACAGATTTGGAGTGCTGCTCAGTTTACAAAAACTGGATGATCAGGCATTGAGCAACCATTGTGAGACCCTCTGCATGACATTAAGCACTGGAAATAAAAGTGACATTGATGGAAAAGAACTGGCTGTGGAAGTCAAAAACTTGCCAAGGTTACACTCAGATGACATGACTGCTCTTGAGCTGCTCACCTTTGTCCACAAAAAACATTTGGAGGAACTGTATCCCAATCTGTGGGTTGCCCTGAGAATTGCCTGCACTCTGCCTGTGACTGTGGCCTCAGCGGAGAGGAGCTTCTCAAAGCTGAAGCTCATCAAGACCTATCTAAGGTCTTCCATGGGACATGATCGACTCACTGGTCTTGCAATAATTATCATCAGCCATGAGGTGGGCAAGCAGGTGTCATATGAGGACATCATTGATGACTTTGTGAATAAAAAAGCCAGGAAGCAGACATTTTGA